One Chiloscyllium plagiosum isolate BGI_BamShark_2017 chromosome 12, ASM401019v2, whole genome shotgun sequence DNA window includes the following coding sequences:
- the apooa gene encoding apolipoprotein O, a, giving the protein MAPSNLSPIIDLQLSLYTTPDTNYQFVEAKPSPLEERISELRKLATAHTAGLQDAYTTVKPKMENTLQFGKDGYAFLKSPPAGFYPRAGVIAVAGVAGLLLAGRGSRVRKVLYSCGFVAACGSLYYPEETVKAAKLATTTVYEFSMQAYLTIESLWKKNTQREQGPVPTLNNNQAGDAQRSGENTSS; this is encoded by the exons ATGGCTCCCAGTAACCTTTCTCCCATTATTGATTTGCAGTTGTCGCTTTACACGACCCCGGACACAAACTATCAATTTGTGGAGGCGAAACCAAGCCCGCTTGAAGAGAGAATCTCCGAACTCCGCAAGTTAGCTACTGCACACACCGCAGGGCTCCAG GATGCCTACACAACAGTGAAGCCTAAAATGGAAAACACGCTTCAGTTTGGAAAAG ATGGCTATGCCTTTCTGAAGAGCCCACCAGCTGGATTCTACCCACGTGCTGGAGTCATCGCAGTGGCTGGAGTAGCTGGCCTCCTCCTCGCTGGGAGGG GTTCCCGGGTAAGAAAAGTGCTTTATTCATGTGGGTTTGTTGCAGCTTGTGGCTCTCTGTATTATCCTGAAGAAACAGTCAAAGCTGCAAAG ctGGCCACTACAACTGTTTATGAATTTTCAATGCAAGCATACTTAACCATTGAGTCCCTGTGGAAAAAGAATACACAGAGGGAACAAGGACCTGTCCCAACACTCAATAACAATCAG GCTGGAGATGCTCAGCGGTCGGGTGAGAACACTTCCTCCTGA